The region GTAATGGGCAATGGCCAATTCTATTCTAGAGGAGTTCAAATCAAatgttgtaatttttttttgaaattttgttttGGCCCCTTGCTTGAGCTTGTTAACCACGGGTTCTTTGTAGACTTTCATGGTTTTCTAGTTATTGGACGTTGATATTTGAGAGGAAAACTATGATCACCTTTGAGAATTGTTCAAATGTTAGAGTGCTACATGGAACTAATGATAGGATTACGAAACGAATGCTGGTTTTATGGTGTGATTAGTACAAGGTTATGTTATGTTGATATTCTTGTAGATCAGATGGTTTTTCTATAAACTTAAAACATGCAATAGTTATGTCATTTAACTTTATTTTGATATCGTTTAACTCCTTTTTCAGTTAAAtattcatcaaaaaaaaaaaaaaacaccacacTATTTTTATAATTGAATTTGTAAATGATAAAAATCGGTTAAAATGAGTTAATTGAGGTCAAGATGATAGGTGAATAGATCGAAATTTTATCTTTACTAGATGTgaaacccatgtattacatgagtttatttaaattaaaaattaaatataaaattctaaatatttaaaaagtttgaatttataagaaaaatgaaaaaaatattgaattataaaaactaaagtgttttttttttctcttttaaatttaaacaaataatttagataagtaaataaaataaattaataaaactttaacttggtaattttgaaattaaaaggaaaattcattaatgaaattgatatatatttattagtacattttatattatgtgaaatttaataaaatagaaaaaccataaaataacatgtggaataaaaaataatttaaaattaccATAAATTTACATGTAGCAAAatgaatgagaatgtgacatgtggcaaaaatatttttatttattagagtagatgatATAAGTAACAAAATATGAGATATAACGTttgtaataaacaaataaattacTTTAATATTATTTTGGAACATGTTTTCTCAAACCTGAATACCcaaaaacccgaattacaatataaGTCGGGTATCAGGTATTTTTTTTCTAAGGAAATACCGgttctacccgaaacccgaaaattttacccgttcgacacccctaGATAAGGTTTGTTGGGCATTCCCCCGTTCGACCAATCCTTTGGCATAATGTACCTTACTATCTTGTATAAGATTCTCTTTGGCTAATGATTGATTTTGTTGGACAGATAAGTTTTATAGAAGATCCAGACATTTACTCATCTTCTTATTCTTCTATATATCAGTAAATCTATTGCTTTTGAGACTATGACTTTTGATTTCTTTGCTATATTAGACTATTAGTtatatcatatatgtcaagagaaaattacacggatggtccctgtggttatgGGTTACTTGCATACTTGGTCCCTAAAAAGATTTTTTAATTCGGACCATCCCTGAAACTTTAATTTGTTACCCGCCCAGTCCTTCTATTAACTTATCCGTTTGTTTAGCTGTTAGCAACCCCCACATCAGGGGCATTTTTGTCCTTTCATCTTTGGATGGGCTTAAATGtaactttctttaaaaatattaaaacGAAAATGAGATAGCAAAGTCACTTAATCGGTttgaccaaaattttcaaaatttgaccAATATAAACATCGCATCTACTTCTCGATTTTCTTCAATTAAAACACACACCCATCAAATTTGTATTATCAATTTATCATCAAAGCATCAAATCCATTTCGACTCCCTTTAAAACTACAATTTCAAACAAACAAGAACTCCATCTCCATTGAGATCAAATCGATTAAGCATACAAACACACTCATCTACACttctcgactcaccgagtcgattCAACATCATGTTTAAGCTCTAGGGAGTGGTGTAATCGATTCCATCCATTTCATACATACCGAAGGTTGTCCTCAAGCTTCTCATCTTCAAACCCTAAATTTTCGTGGTTTCTATTTGGCAATTCATCAACAACTTCAACCTTTTTGAGTATAATTTCTTCATCTCAGATCAATCTAACACAATGCAACTTTGATGAAGAGATCATACCATTTCCTTATCTATCGAAGTGATTGAATACATCTTATTAAGACCTTGAATCCGTCATGATACTGGAGTTCTTGTGAGTGGTTTTATGATATGTGTTGGATCGATTATGTAAATAAACAAGTAACTGATGATTTTGAGGATCGATGTTCTGGGGTGAATTTGGTATGAGTTGTATAGATACCCATTATAAACGTTGATTTCagaaattttgaatgaatgtaAAAGTTGAATTTGATGCTGAAACTATACGTAATCGTTTTTTTGGTAAAATTTTAACCGGTTTCTCCATGTATCTGATGTCTTGGGACGAAATCGATTTTTGGGTAAAATTTCAATCGGTTTATCCATTGAATGACAATCGGATGAAGCTCTACCTCTTCCTCAAGTATGTTCAAGATCGAGTTCAACGAAACTGTTTCCATCGAAACTCAAATTCGATCATCAATCTGATTTCGAAATCCTCATTTGATTCACTAACGaaatcatataactattcatgTTCTAACAATATCGTCAACATCGAAAACAACTTCAAACCGTCTATGCTAAAAAAAACGAAAATCAGCTAAGAAACCCAATCAACAATCATATCCTAAACATCAACACCACAAAAGATTTTCAGATCAAACACTACATTCAAAGAACCATTATCAACACAAGGGTAGAACCGGAaatatgaagaacatgaagatgaaGGATGAACCCTAAAATCCTCCATTAATGAAtggttttttccaaaaaaataaataagggGAAGACGAAGGGGAAGGGTTTTTAAGTTGTTGCAAAGGTGAAAGGACAAAAATGTCCCCGATGTGGGGGCTGTTAACAGCTAAACAAACGGAGAAGTTAATTGAGGGACTAGGTGGGTAACAAATTAAAGTTTCAGGGATGGTCTGAGTTAAAAAATCTTTctagggaccaagcgtgcaagTAACCcataaccacagggaccatccgtGCGTCAATGGTAAAATATTTGActacaaatgtaaacttttgagGGGCAAAACTGAAAAAAAGAAAGTACAGGGTTGAAAGTTGTAACTCCGAAGTTGACGACGAAAATGTCGCTTTGACTATTCTCTCCATCTTCGTAGTATAAATCAGCAAACCGGGGAGACATTATCGGAGCACACAATTCCCGTAACCCCAAATTTTACATCCGTCAGTTTTATTCCTCCGGCGATCGCTTCTCTTCCTTGTATCTCATTGTGTTGGAGTGTTGGTTTCGTTTTCTCAGCGTGAGCTCTTTTACCACTGCAACAATTGGAAGATCAACGGCCTCTGACAGATATGTTCAAGTTCTGGTAATCATTATTTTCCCCTATCTTCTAATTCAATCTAAGGATGCTTTTAGGTTTTGGTGTTTAGATAGAATGATCGGTATTAGGTAGTGCATTTTGTTGCTTGGATTCAAGGTCTGGTGTTGAATCCTATTTAGTTGAGGGTTTTTAACTGATTTTGCTCCAATCGGAATTTCAAACCATGTAGTTGCACTCGATGGTGCTTAATTTTTTGATTTACCAGTAGTTTTGGATTAGACGGATGACATCGAATTAGAGCTTTAGAGATTTTAGCTGCACATCCATAATTGTAAAGTTTCTAATCAAATTATGTTCTTTCTTATGCTTCGATTTGgttatgaaaaacgaaataagcACAATTAACCTAGTTTTTCAACTGTTTGTAAATTTAATGTTACTATGATCCATACACCATCAAAGTAATGTTTGCTTCTAACCTTCAGGGGTTCTCCTCAAGAGCAACAAGTTTCTTCTCCAAGGCCACAGGAAAGTACTACCAATTCATGGTATCCTCCATCTGCTAGTCCACCAAGTTCATCCGGCTCTCCTATTCCTAATGACATCAATTCCAACACTTACACTGAAAGGCTTGAAGATCGATCTCACTTATCATCTCATGAAACTCAATCTCCAGTTGTATATCTGCAAGACAAAAGGTACCCTTCCTTTCAAACATGTTAACATTCTTCAACCATCATTactttttttgaatttttgtgtATTTAATCTTTGCATTATATGATTGGTGTAGTATTGATGAGTTACGGAGGCTTTTATCTGACCAAGGAGCCTATCAACAGTTCTTGCTTTCAATTGATCCTGTAAGAACTCAGAATAATGTAAGTaacaaacttttatctttttaatCACAAGTTCTTAAACTCTTGAtgttttcatttagtttcccagttatttttatcttttatatattGGACAAATAGTGAGAAATAACAATGCCTATATTAGTAAAAAGATCAAGTATAACATTGCTAATTCCTGTAACTTTCTCTTacatatatttgtttttttttttttttaaaaccaggTACGAGATGAGCTTAAGAAAGAAACCCTGCAACTTGCTAGTAAGTTTTAGCCTTTTTATCAAATTAGTAACCTGAATATTTAACCATGGATTTATTTACcaaatgtctaaaatacccttatgcAGGAGAAAACTTGGAAAAAGAACCCCAGATAACTGAATTAAGGAACCAGGTGAGTTTTTCAGGGCACTTAAAACTCATATAACTGGAATTCAAATTCCATTCCACCACGGCCTATATTTGTTTGCTAAATCAATGGAAATCAGTTCCattctttctttttatttattaaaagaccaaaataccctcattatAACCAACCAAAACACATTTCCTTTATTCCCTGAAATTCCAATTCCTTTCCGATTCCTTTTTGATAACTTCATGTGGTGTTACACTTACAGTGCATGATCATACGAACAATGGAATTAGCATCTGCTCAAGAAAAGCTACATGACCTCAAGAAAAAAACCCAACTCCTTCAATGTTACTCCCCGGATTCCTTGCTAAACAAGCTACAaggtataaataaaataaatatttaaaattgaTTATTTGTCATTTTTGGGAAGTAATCTGATGATGTATATATATTAATGGTGATTTTACTTTCAGAGTGTATGAATAAAacagatgaggaatcagaaatGCTACATGAACAGCTTCTTGGAAAGGAGATTGATGTTGTGActtttactaaaaagtataaaCAACTTCGGATTAATTATCATAAACAGTCTCTTACCTATCTTGCAGCCAAGACTAGTGTTGTTGGTTGATCGTATTTTTAACAGGTTTGAATGTCATAAACTGGAAACCAACTATTTACTTTTTTATTCACAAAACACTGTTGAAAACTATTAAAATAATGGTGTATTTTGTAAACACAAAGTTTCAGTTATTTGAAGAAAAAACCAATGGTGATTTGTCAAGAAAAAATAAAATGGTTTTTGACTTGTTTATGAGATTAAAAAGCAAAATTCCAAGATTCTTGTGTGTTGAAATTGTTATGGAATTTTAGGGGATGTTTTTTTCCCCAAGTAATGTATGGGTAAAGTATTGGATAACAAAGGCTTTTCTTTTTTGGTTTAATtgaaaatatgaagaaaaaaatGATTGTTGTACCATTTTGTTTAAAAATGATTCTAAATGTTAGTTAACTGTTTATTTGAGAattattataaactgaaattgtgAATGAAATAAGATGAGCACGTAAAAGAAgtgttttttaaaaaataaaggtgAGAAGACATGGTGTAAGGTTATCAAATCTTAAATCTATGGTCGATTAGTTAATGCCATTTAAATGTACACATAGCTTGCTTTCATGGTTTTTATGTAAGTTACAAtaatttttttatggaaactatatAAAAAATTACTTATCTATTCCTTGTTATTGTCACAAAAAGGTTTGTATTATGGTATAAAATaagcaaataaataaataaataaataacactaAGGCTGCGTTTAGCGTGCTAGCTGAAAAATTAGTTGATAGCTGAAAGCTAGCTGATGGTTAAAATGCTAGTTGCTAACTGATAAGTTAGCTGTAAAAAAAAGCGTTTGGTAAAAACTAGTTGATAAGTTAGATGAAAGATATAGAATTACATAAAAGGGTATTTTCCAAAAtaagttttttataattaattaagggtatATTTGGAAAGTCTGTAAAAAAGCTTCTGAAAAACTAgttttttggcttaccaaacatgATAAcctaaaaaaactcgaaaaataaacAAGTTTTTCAGCTAGTTGTGGCACGTCAAACGCAGCCTAAGACTTGCTATTGTGAGAAGAAAGAAGAGGTGCAATTTTTGATACCTAAGAATCTAAACTTTCTCATAGACTGAGTCTTGGTGTTGACTGAGTCCCAATAGTTTTGAAGTAATATCAAACATGCCAAATTGGGTTTTTTGGACCAAGCCCCTCTTTGGATTCAGTTAGAACTCACATCAAACGCATCTTAACTTCACACAATATTTACCACATGTCCACCACCATATCTTCCTTTTTGCTACTTTTATCTTCCTCTCATGTTTTTTCTTGCTCGACCATCATTCAGATCCTTATATCATAGCCAACATAAAGAGACACCATATAAAATTTACTATTCAGTTTCAATGGACTTTCTTGTCATACAAGTCTTTCATTGTCAGACTATAAAATAAGTCGTGGAGCCAATAAGTTTGATATGAGGATACAAATATTGTCGATATTCAAAATAGTATTTGCTAA is a window of Lactuca sativa cultivar Salinas chromosome 1, Lsat_Salinas_v11, whole genome shotgun sequence DNA encoding:
- the LOC111886083 gene encoding vacuolar protein-sorting-associated protein 37 homolog 1; its protein translation is MFKFWGSPQEQQVSSPRPQESTTNSWYPPSASPPSSSGSPIPNDINSNTYTERLEDRSHLSSHETQSPVVYLQDKSIDELRRLLSDQGAYQQFLLSIDPVRTQNNVRDELKKETLQLARENLEKEPQITELRNQCMIIRTMELASAQEKLHDLKKKTQLLQCYSPDSLLNKLQECMNKTDEESEMLHEQLLGKEIDVVTFTKKYKQLRINYHKQSLTYLAAKTSVVG